AGGGGCGCGGCGGCAAAGGTCTTGCCACCATCGATGGAGTACAGGGTCCTGACGCTGTCCAGACCCTTTTCGGGGGCCAGGTACATAGTGTTTTTGGGCACGGGCAGTTGCACCGGCACATCGCGCATAGACTTGGGGCTGGTGTTCCGGACGCTGACCACCTGACTGATGACATCGCCGGGGTTGACACTGCCGGAGTTGGGCAGCAGTTGTTCGGTGGCCTTGCCGTTCACCTGCACGGTCTTGACGAGCAGCATGGTGAGGTTCAGGCTCAGGGCTTCACCCGCCTGGGCAGCCGCGTGAGCTGCCCCACAGAGCAGCAGAGCGGCGAGCAGTGTGGGCCTATGAAATTTCATAACGTCTCCCCTGAAGATAAACGGCAGCTAAAGACACAACCCAACTGTCGCTTGCACTTCTTTTATGGAAATGAGCCTAGAAATTCAGCTCTTACACGTTGCTTACAGTGTCACAGTGGATCTCCAGCCCAATCCGGCGAAATTCAGAGTATGAGCTTAATGAGAAAACTGGTTTTTTATTAAACTATGGTGTAGACGGGTTTTTCACAGAGTCAGAAATTAAGCGCGATGATGGGCACCATGAAAATGCCCCCATCGGGGGGGGGAACGCCTCAGAATTCGGGCACCAAAATCACCTCTTTCCCAATAAGGAGGGCTACAGTTCCAGGCAGCGGCCCACCCGCCGACCCACAGGCAAAGCGGTCACCAGCACCTCGTACTTGCCCGTCACGAACACCTGAAAGCCTCGCTTTTGCAGATCACGGCGGGTATCGGTCACGTCGGCGCACAGCAGGCTCAGGTCCGGGCGGGCAAAGTTCTTCATGCGTGCGCCGTAGCTCAGGGTGCCGTCGCGATAGCGGGCATTGGGAAAGCCCAGCACCAGCCCGCCGGTGTCGGTCAGGTGGTGGCGGCGCAGCGCCGACAGCAGCACGTCGCGCCGCACGCCCGGACTCTGGAGCAGACTGAGGGCGAGAATCAGGTCAAACTGACCCAGCTCCGGGTGCGGCAGCCGGGTCACGTCCAGGTGCAGAAAGGTGAAGGCCGGATGCCTGCCGCGTGCCGTGGCCAGTGCCGAGGCGTCGGTATCCACACCCACGACGTCAAACGGCCGATCGGGAAACGCTAGGGCTAGGGCGTCCAGCTCACGCCCGGTGTTGACCCCCAGCGCCAGCACGCGCCCACCTGCTGGGGGATCAATCCGCCGCAGGGCCTCAACCAGTGTCAGCAGCAGCTCAGGGTCTTCCAGCTTGTCCACCCGTGACCATTCGCCGTCTGGACCGTAACCGTCCGCGTCCGGTGCAGGCGTGGAGGCATATAGGCGCAGGCCGAAGCTCACCCGGCCCGGCCCGGTCTTCCCGGGCGTCAGCAGGTGCGCGCCCAGCGCGTCGGCCAGGTCTGCCCACACACTCCAGGCGCGGTGGCGGCCTGCCGCGCCCGGCTCGCCGGCATACAGGCCCACACCCACGTCGGGATCAGGCACGTCCAGCGTGACCTCTCCCCCACCGGCCAGCGCTGCACGCACGGCAGGAATGATGGTGGACAGCGGTTCCAGGGTGAACGAGAGAAGAGGCATCCGGCCAGCATACGGGGAGACGTATGGTCAACAGGCCATAAAAAATCCCCACCCGAAGGCAGGGAGTCGGGATCAGGCTCGGGAAAGGGATTAGCCTACCAGGGCGGAGGCGAGCTGTCGCAGACCTTCCAGATCCTCGGGGGCGCGACGGAAGCGTTTCGCGGCCCAGGGCGGGCAGCCTTCTGGCGCAGCAACCTGAACGCGGTGGCCGCGATCACTGCCGGAAAGCTGCGGATCAGCGGAGCGCTGCTGTGTGCCCTGACCCTTGCGCCGGGACTGGCAAAGGTACAGGCGGCCTAGTGCATGGAAACCGGGGCCAGGGACTCAGGGCACCGTATATGCAGAAGGATTCGGCCTGATTCCATCCGCTGCCGGGCTACTGCCAGCGTTCCCGATCCTCACCCGCCGTGCCCAGCAGCAGAGGACGCAACTCGCCGATCAGGTACAGACTGCCACAGGCCAGCGCCAGGGGCACGTTCAGGGCAGCCAGCACGTCCAACGCCTCCGCGGGCGAGTCGGTCAGGGTGACGGGCAGGTCCCCGAACAGTGGGGCCAGGGCCGCCGCCGGGGCCGCGCGGGGGCTGAGGACGGCCTGCGTCAGGACCACGTGCGAGACGTGTGGCCGCAGGGCCGCCACCACGCCCTCGACGTCCTTGTCGCCTGCCGCCCCGAAGACCACCGGCAACGGCGGCACACCCAGGTCGCGCAGGGTGGCGGCCAGTGCCCTCGC
This genomic stretch from Deinococcus aerolatus harbors:
- a CDS encoding class I SAM-dependent methyltransferase, with translation MPLLSFTLEPLSTIIPAVRAALAGGGEVTLDVPDPDVGVGLYAGEPGAAGRHRAWSVWADLADALGAHLLTPGKTGPGRVSFGLRLYASTPAPDADGYGPDGEWSRVDKLEDPELLLTLVEALRRIDPPAGGRVLALGVNTGRELDALALAFPDRPFDVVGVDTDASALATARGRHPAFTFLHLDVTRLPHPELGQFDLILALSLLQSPGVRRDVLLSALRRHHLTDTGGLVLGFPNARYRDGTLSYGARMKNFARPDLSLLCADVTDTRRDLQKRGFQVFVTGKYEVLVTALPVGRRVGRCLEL